The Methanobrevibacter sp. TLL-48-HuF1 genomic sequence TCTCCTAAAACATAATATCTTTTTGCTTCATCATAAACAATATTTGAGGTACCACGTGAAGGAACTTTTATAGAAGGAACTTTTTGTTTTTCGATTTCTTCAATAATTTCCTGACCTAATCCTTTTAATTTGTTGAAGGTATATTCTTTTCTTAGTTCTTTATGTGATTTACCTTCTGGGTTTTGTTTTATTTCATCAGACATTTAAATCACCTGTTTATTCTTCTTCCTCATATTCTGGAACTTCCTCTTCAATGTTTTTAAGATTACTGTGGTCATCGTCAACAGCATATCCAAATTCATCAAGTTCTTCCATAATTAATGCGTCTTCTTCTACTTCTTCTTCCTCTTCTTCAACTTTTTCACCAAGTAATTCTGCAAGTGCCCTTTTAGTTACTTTAGCTAAAACTTGATTATATTCAGGTATTCCAGTTTCTCCTAATTTTGCAGCTTCTTCAATGATGACTGGGAGATAATCTTCGAATACTTTTGAACGCATTGCTTTTTCTTTTGCAGCTTTTTTAGCTCTTAAATGTTTTTGAAGTTTACGGGCTAAAGTCATAGTTGCCTGTCTTATTTCATGAACAATTTCAGGTTCTGGAGATACACTTTGTTTTCCGGTAGAAAGATAAGGAACTTGTGTTGAAATGATGTTTACAAATAAAGTAATTGGGGAATTGTCAAAGTCTTTAATTCCGTAACGTTTCCAATCAATACTTTTTAGTGCTTCGGTAATTGCACAGCTTCCTTGATCAAATGTTAATGGAACTCTATTTGCAAATCTCATAATTTCTGATTTTCTTTGTTCATTTACAACTCTTCCGGAATCTCCACCATAAGCAATTCCTGCTTCAATAATGAAAGAAACACCTCCTCCATAGGTTACAGGTTTTCTTGTAAGTGTAGCTATGAATTCAGGTTTAAGAATTTGTTTCATACCTTTTTCAATTTGTTCTGATCCGATAGGTATGAGTCCGTTACTTGGAGGAGCCATGAATTTCATTTTTTTGAAACAGTTTACAATAGCTTCTGCTTCAGCCCAGGTCATATCCTTTGGACGTTTATTCATGTCAATACCAGTCATTTCCTCAATTTCGTTTACTCTTTTATTGGACATTCTGGAAAGTGAGCTGGTTAACATACTCTTGTATCGTCTTTTATCAGTATGTTTTGCCATAAATAGAATATCATCTGCACTAACTCCTTTTGGATGTGGTAAAACTTCTTTTGGAAGTATCGGAACAATATTTGCCGCTCTTTTAAAAATATATTTGTGTCCACTTGGATCTCTAAAGGTAATTTTTGCATGAGGGTTTCCAATCATGGTTCTTCTGATGTATTCAAAAGCACCTTGTTCTGCCATGGAGTAAGAAACATCTTTAAATTGTAATTCGATACAGACTCCAGTATGTTCAGCAGGGAAATCTTCTCTTTCCATTAACATACCTTTATTTTTCTTAACATCCATTTTGAACTTCATTTTAACTCCTTTAAGTTTATCTCCTTCCTGATAACAGGAGATTACACGAGCAGGTTCACCAGTAGTCATCTGTGATAAAAGTACACAACCACTACAACCTAAACCTTGTTGTCCTCTTGACTGGATGTTTCTGAATTTGGATCCTGCAAACATACTACAGTATACTTGCATTACAAAGTCTTCAGGAATTCCCGGACCGTTATCGGAGTGTCTGAGAATGTAATGTTCTTTATCAATTCTTTTTAATTCAATATTGATTTCTGGAAGGATACCTGCTTCTTCAGCTGCATCAAAACTGTTCGTAATTAATTCGTGAAAAACAATTGTTAATGAGCGGATTTTACCAGTGAATCCTAACATTTGCTTGTTTTTTCTAAAGAACTCTGATGGTGTCAATTGTTGGAAATTGTCAAAGAGTTCATTTGCTTGTTGAGACAAATTTTTCCTCCTTAAAATTTTATAATTTATTTATGAATCTATTCTTTATTTAAATCAAGTCAGAGAGCATTTTCAAAGTAATATTTTTAGAGTACTCTATCTGTTATGATTAAGTTATAGATAAAAAAATAATAATTTTATTGTAGAAAACATGATATTTTCATTACACTATCTATATATGCTAAGTAAAGTATATAATATTTTGCTATTTGTTTTGAAATTTTTGACTTCAAAATAAAATATTGCAATGCTTCTAAATCATTGTAAAAAAAAGTTAAGTAACATTAATAAAAATGTTACTATTTCATCATTTCTTCATCAAAGTCGATTCCGTCTTTGAATTCGATTTCATCATCTTTGATTCCAACAAGATCTTTAAATTCTTTAAGTTTCAATTCATCTTTTTTACGCTCTAAAAAAGAATAGACTGATTTGTGTCTTGATCCTTTTAAAATCATTTCAATAGCTTCTTTAGCTATCATGATGTTGTCCATTTCACCAATTAATGAAACGGTTTTTCCATAGATGGCCATTTGCACGTCAGCCATATCCATAATTATTTCACGTGTTTTTCCATTTTGCCCAATTATTCTCCCTTTATATCTAGAAAGTGCATTTTTAGATTTTCCAATGTATAATGGCAATTTTATGACTTCTAAATAAATATCATCATTAACTAAGTTAAGAGCAACTTCCGGATTAAATCCGCGAGCTACTGCTTTTACAATGTGATTTGCATTCCATACGCCAAGTGGATCGCTCATGTTTTCTTGTGGGGTGATGTAAACAGTTCCGTCTTCACTATCAATATCTAAGATTGTTTCAGTAGCCTTTTCAATTGATTTTTTTACATCTCCCTTGTTTCCAATTAGTGCCCCAATTCTATTTTGAGGTATTTTTAAATAATCTGTTTCTGGCATACTTATCACCTTTTATAAGTAATATAAGTTATTTGTATTGTTTTATTTAATAATTTCTAAAATTTTTCAGAGGACATACTTTTTAATAGATGTTTTGATAAAAATTATTGGTGTACGAAAAATTAAAGGAATTATTATGAAAAAGATTTATTTTTTATTGCCTGCTTTAGCGGGGATGATGTTTGGATCAAGTGGAATTTTTGTTAGAACTTTAACTGAAAACGGAATTGATCCGACAACATTGTTATTTTTAAGATTTTCAATAGCTACTCTGGTAATGTTTGTTTGTGTGTTATTGACTGACAAATCATTATTTAAAATCAAAAAGGAGTATTTGCCTTATTTTATCATTGCAGCTATTAGTATTGTAGGATTGAATCTTTGTTATAATGAGGCTATGAATTCAATTCATCTGTCTCTTGCAGCAGTATTATTGGGCACTTCACCAATTTTTGTTATAATTGGTGCTTATTTTACATTAGGTGAAAAAATAACAGTTAAAAAAGTAGGATCAATGCTTCTGGCAATTGTAGGATGTATATTGGCTAGCGGATTTTTAGAAAGCAGTATTGGTTCAATTTCATTAATCGGAGTTTTAGGTGGTGTTGGAGCTGCGATATTTTGTGCTGTTTATACATTAGATTCAACAAAAGTGATTAATAGGGGATGCCATACATACAGTATTTTATTTTACTCTTTAATTTTGATTGTAATGATACTGTTACCTTTTACAGATTTTGGTCAGATAAATCATTATGTCAGTATTAATCCAGTTTCAAATGTGCTGTTTTTAATATTGCATTCATTTATTTCATTTGCTTTGCCATACATCTGTTTAACAACTGCTTTAAATTATGTGGAATCTGGTGTGGCATCAATATTGCTGTCTGGATGTGAACCTATTGCAGCATTAATATTTGGTATTGTCTGTTATTTTGAAATTCCAACATTTTTAATGCTTTGTGGTTTGGTAATAGTTATTGTTGCATTGGTAATCTTATGCAAACCACCTAAAAAAGAAGAAGTTAAAGTTTGAAGTCTACATATTCGTATACTTCATCATAACTTGTTTTTACACCTAATTTTTTATATTCATTAACTAATGTTTTTATATCTCTTTGAAGCAGTTCATGAGAAATAGGGTTGTCTAAAACAACAGACTGTGAAACATCAATGATAATCGGTTCTTCATTTTGATTAAGGATGTTATAATTGGATAAATCTCCATGAACTAATTTTCCTTCATGTACAAACTTTTTCAACTGCACTAAAAGCTTATTGAAAAATTCTTCAGGATTTTTTGGAGGCTGGTTTCTGACAGGTTGTGCCGGATTTCCTTTTTCATCACCAATAAATTCAATTATTAAAACATTATTTGAGCTGATGTAAGGTTCAGGAACATTAACTCCTGCATTATGTAATCTTTTAAGGTTTTTAAATTCTTTACTTACCCAAGCATAAATCAGCTGTCTTTTATTTTTAGTTTTAACATTAAATCTTGGGTCTCCATGGACATAATAATCCATTTTTTTAAAATCAGAAGTAGCTATTCTGTAAATTTTAACAGCTACATAAGTTTCATCTTTAGTTATTCCCTTTAAAACATTAGCTTCCTTTCCAGTACTTATAGCACCATTTAAAATATCAATATAATCCTGTTTAGCTAATTTGTATAATGTTTCTAAAGTTATTTTGTCAAAAACTTCGCTTCCGACCTTTCGGTCTTCACTGCCTTTTCGTCTTTTACGTTCTCGTATTTTTTGGACTTTTGCATCAGCCTTATTGATTTTTGAATCCATTAAAATCAGTTAAAATAATAAGGGGGTAAAAGGGTATTTACATTTTTAAATAGCCTTTTCTTTCAAGCCAGTTAGATTCAGTTTTGGTATATCTCCATATTACATCTGCTTTTTCATCTGATTGGAAATCCCATGGTTTTACAAGAATGATATCTCCTTCACGAATCCAAATACGTTTTTTCATTTTTCCTGGGATTCTAGTCATTCTAATGTTTCCATCAGCACATCTAACTTTTAATTTACCGTGACCCATAATTTGTTCTACGGCTCCTGGAATTTCCCCTTTTTTAGGTGTTCTTACTCTTCTAAATTCTTGTGAGTTATTGTTATTATTTGGTTTTGACAAGTACTCTCCTCCTCAATATAGTTTATATTTTCCATTTTGTTGATGATAAATTAAACTATTTATATATTACTTTTATTAATATATTAATGTATTCATTAAAGGGGATAATATGGGAACTGAATTTTTAAAAATTAAAGAATCTGAAGATGCTTTAGAAATTATTCAAAAATTATTTGATAAATATTACACTCTTCAAAGTGAGGAAATAGCTGTTGAAGATGCATACGGCAGAATACTTTCTGGTGATGTATATAGTAGGATGGATTTCCCTCCATTTGATAAAGCCCTAAAAGATGGTTTTGCAATTCTTTCACAGGATAGTTTTGGAGCTAGTGAAGAATCTCCAAAAACTTTGGAAGTTATTGATTTTTTAGAAGCAGGTTCAACAACTGATAAAACTGTTGAGGAAGGCAAATGTGTTGAAATAAGTACTGGTGCAGCTATGCCTAAAGGAGCAGATGCAGTTGTAATGGTTGAATACTGTGAAAAAATGGATTCTAATGTTAATATACTGACTACTGTTACTCCTACTCAGGATGTAGCTAAAAAAGGTTCTGATACTAAAGAATCTAAATTAATTTTAAAAAAAAGGGATGTTTTAACTCCCGGTAAGATTGGTGTTTTACTTTCTCAAGGATTTGAAACAATTGAAGTCTATAAAAAACCTACTGTTGGTGTTATATCCACCGGAAATGAAATCACTCTTCAGGGTAATGAATTGCCATATGGTAAAATTTATGATGTCAATGGAAATATGATTAAAAATGATGCAATATCCTGTGGAGCCAATGCTAAGTTTTTAGGAACTGTTAAGGATGATTATAATCAACTTAAAGCTAAAATTCAGGAATCTTTAGATGATGTAGATATTTTAATCGGATCTGGAGGAACTTCTGCAGGTCTTGGAGATGTAATGAAACATGTTTTGGATGAATTAGGTCAGGTTTATATTCATGGAATCTCTGTACAGCCGGGAAAACCTACTATTATAGGTATTGTTGACGGTAAAATCGTAATTGGATTGCCTGGAAATCCTGTGTCTGCATTAATGATTTTTAATGCATTTGTAGCTCCTCCTTTAACAAAATTGGCAGGCATTGATAAAAATTTCGAAAAAAGTACTGTTAAAGGCAAACTAACTAGAAGAATACATTCTCCAGTTGGCAGGATGCAGTATCAATTGGTGAAAGTTGATGGTGAAAATATTCAGCCGATATTTAAAGACTCTGGAGCTATATTTTCTCTATCTACTGCTGACGGTTATGTAAAAGTTCCAAAATCTGTTGAACTTCTTGATGAAGGAGAAGAAGTTGAGGTATATTTATTTAACATAAATTAAAAATATTAAATAAAAAAAGGTGAATCAAATGCAAATTCAAGATAAAATTATTCCTGATCAAAAAATAGCTGTTATTAATTATAAAGGACCAATTTCCGATTTAGAAATATTGCTTTCTAAATTGATGGACTGGGTTGAAACAGAAGAAATTAAAACCATTGGAGAACCTTTTATAATTTACTACTCTCCAAGACATAGTGTAAATCAAGGAGATGCTGTGTTTGATGTAGGTATAGCTATTGAAGGTGATGCACAAGCAAAAGACATTATTAAAACTGCAGATTTATTCGAACATGGTGTTTTAAGCGGAATTCATGAAGGTTCTATTGATAATATTTTAGATAGCTATGATACAATGGTTAAAGTAGCTCAAGAAAACAATTATGATATTATTGGTTCACCTACTGAAGTTTTAATAAAAAATATTCACAATGCTGACAGTGAAGATGAATATGTCACTGAAATAAGATTGCCAATCATTAAAATGTAGGTCATATTATGGCTAAAAATAATGAAGAAATAGATATAGATGAAGAAATTAAAAGAATTTCTCGTAAAACTAATGTGGATGTCTTTAAATCTGAAAGAACATTTGATAACAGGATTAAAAATTTAGAAAGAGAAATTGAAAAAGCTTCTCAAACTCAACTTAATGACTTTGATAAAAATAAAGAGTTAGTAGGTAAATACCTGTCAACAGATTACTCTTCATCTACTATTGATAATTACAGACGAAAATTAAAAAAAATTTAATGTTGTCCAACAACTCTTAAGTTGTGGACTAAGATTTTTGGAAGGATAAATGGTCCGTATTGTTTAAT encodes the following:
- the top6B gene encoding DNA topoisomerase VI subunit B, with protein sequence MSQQANELFDNFQQLTPSEFFRKNKQMLGFTGKIRSLTIVFHELITNSFDAAEEAGILPEINIELKRIDKEHYILRHSDNGPGIPEDFVMQVYCSMFAGSKFRNIQSRGQQGLGCSGCVLLSQMTTGEPARVISCYQEGDKLKGVKMKFKMDVKKNKGMLMEREDFPAEHTGVCIELQFKDVSYSMAEQGAFEYIRRTMIGNPHAKITFRDPSGHKYIFKRAANIVPILPKEVLPHPKGVSADDILFMAKHTDKRRYKSMLTSSLSRMSNKRVNEIEEMTGIDMNKRPKDMTWAEAEAIVNCFKKMKFMAPPSNGLIPIGSEQIEKGMKQILKPEFIATLTRKPVTYGGGVSFIIEAGIAYGGDSGRVVNEQRKSEIMRFANRVPLTFDQGSCAITEALKSIDWKRYGIKDFDNSPITLFVNIISTQVPYLSTGKQSVSPEPEIVHEIRQATMTLARKLQKHLRAKKAAKEKAMRSKVFEDYLPVIIEEAAKLGETGIPEYNQVLAKVTKRALAELLGEKVEEEEEEVEEDALIMEELDEFGYAVDDDHSNLKNIEEEVPEYEEEE
- a CDS encoding KH domain-containing protein, with protein sequence MPETDYLKIPQNRIGALIGNKGDVKKSIEKATETILDIDSEDGTVYITPQENMSDPLGVWNANHIVKAVARGFNPEVALNLVNDDIYLEVIKLPLYIGKSKNALSRYKGRIIGQNGKTREIIMDMADVQMAIYGKTVSLIGEMDNIMIAKEAIEMILKGSRHKSVYSFLERKKDELKLKEFKDLVGIKDDEIEFKDGIDFDEEMMK
- a CDS encoding DMT family transporter encodes the protein MKKIYFLLPALAGMMFGSSGIFVRTLTENGIDPTTLLFLRFSIATLVMFVCVLLTDKSLFKIKKEYLPYFIIAAISIVGLNLCYNEAMNSIHLSLAAVLLGTSPIFVIIGAYFTLGEKITVKKVGSMLLAIVGCILASGFLESSIGSISLIGVLGGVGAAIFCAVYTLDSTKVINRGCHTYSILFYSLILIVMILLPFTDFGQINHYVSINPVSNVLFLILHSFISFALPYICLTTALNYVESGVASILLSGCEPIAALIFGIVCYFEIPTFLMLCGLVIVIVALVILCKPPKKEEVKV
- a CDS encoding serine protein kinase RIO; the encoded protein is MDSKINKADAKVQKIRERKRRKGSEDRKVGSEVFDKITLETLYKLAKQDYIDILNGAISTGKEANVLKGITKDETYVAVKIYRIATSDFKKMDYYVHGDPRFNVKTKNKRQLIYAWVSKEFKNLKRLHNAGVNVPEPYISSNNVLIIEFIGDEKGNPAQPVRNQPPKNPEEFFNKLLVQLKKFVHEGKLVHGDLSNYNILNQNEEPIIIDVSQSVVLDNPISHELLQRDIKTLVNEYKKLGVKTSYDEVYEYVDFKL
- the eif1A gene encoding translation initiation factor eIF-1A, which gives rise to MSKPNNNNNSQEFRRVRTPKKGEIPGAVEQIMGHGKLKVRCADGNIRMTRIPGKMKKRIWIREGDIILVKPWDFQSDEKADVIWRYTKTESNWLERKGYLKM
- the glp gene encoding gephyrin-like molybdotransferase Glp — protein: MGTEFLKIKESEDALEIIQKLFDKYYTLQSEEIAVEDAYGRILSGDVYSRMDFPPFDKALKDGFAILSQDSFGASEESPKTLEVIDFLEAGSTTDKTVEEGKCVEISTGAAMPKGADAVVMVEYCEKMDSNVNILTTVTPTQDVAKKGSDTKESKLILKKRDVLTPGKIGVLLSQGFETIEVYKKPTVGVISTGNEITLQGNELPYGKIYDVNGNMIKNDAISCGANAKFLGTVKDDYNQLKAKIQESLDDVDILIGSGGTSAGLGDVMKHVLDELGQVYIHGISVQPGKPTIIGIVDGKIVIGLPGNPVSALMIFNAFVAPPLTKLAGIDKNFEKSTVKGKLTRRIHSPVGRMQYQLVKVDGENIQPIFKDSGAIFSLSTADGYVKVPKSVELLDEGEEVEVYLFNIN
- a CDS encoding GyrI-like domain-containing protein; this encodes MQIQDKIIPDQKIAVINYKGPISDLEILLSKLMDWVETEEIKTIGEPFIIYYSPRHSVNQGDAVFDVGIAIEGDAQAKDIIKTADLFEHGVLSGIHEGSIDNILDSYDTMVKVAQENNYDIIGSPTEVLIKNIHNADSEDEYVTEIRLPIIKM